One genomic region from Clostridium saccharobutylicum DSM 13864 encodes:
- a CDS encoding RBBP9/YdeN family alpha/beta hydrolase: MKNTNIYVIHGYTSSSEGEWFPWLKEQFKDGLTTTYIPNMPNSDNPYLEPWLNHLRQSIPDIDENTIFIGHSLGCVTSLLYILEKNIKIKGAILVSGFINRNPMKEQTEGLQEFVNVVLDIERIKSLIPSRTVITATDDDIVPTEATQKLAKEIDAKLIILSSGKHFIARDGYTKFPVLLNEIQKLITE, from the coding sequence ATGAAAAATACTAATATTTATGTTATACATGGTTATACATCTTCAAGTGAAGGAGAATGGTTTCCATGGCTGAAAGAACAGTTTAAAGATGGTTTGACTACAACTTATATTCCTAACATGCCTAATTCGGACAACCCCTATCTCGAGCCTTGGCTTAACCATCTTCGTCAAAGTATTCCCGATATTGATGAAAATACAATATTTATTGGTCATAGTCTCGGTTGTGTTACATCATTATTATATATACTTGAAAAAAATATAAAAATAAAAGGGGCAATACTCGTTTCAGGATTTATAAATAGAAATCCCATGAAGGAACAAACAGAAGGACTTCAGGAGTTTGTAAATGTGGTACTTGATATTGAAAGAATAAAAAGTTTAATTCCATCACGAACTGTTATTACTGCAACAGACGATGATATTGTTCCAACTGAAGCAACACAAAAATTGGCCAAAGAGATAGATGCAAAACTTATTATTCTTTCATCAGGAAAGCATTTTATTGCTCGTGATGGATATACTAAATTTCCTGTTTTATTAAATGAAATTCAGAAATTAATTACAGAATAA
- a CDS encoding MBL fold metallo-hydrolase: MIELTTLKLLFEIGEMKFYIHPVVIKNNEDLILIDTGYPKFLPVIEEAFEKHGLDMRNLKQVILTHHDHDHMGAAAELVKKYPYVKMKCSAEQIPYVLGKKKSLRLEQAEKLGADDGFIQMIKSVEHLDSASEVTDNEIICDGVKVIKTPGHMIGHISIYIQPMKTLISGDMLVSEGDVLSIADERFVLDKEEEINSLKKIVNLDIEKIICFHGGEYKSNNLKENLKKIIAKGYNC, from the coding sequence ATGATTGAATTAACAACGTTGAAATTATTATTTGAAATAGGAGAAATGAAATTTTATATTCATCCAGTTGTAATTAAAAACAATGAGGATTTAATTTTAATTGACACAGGATACCCTAAGTTTTTGCCAGTAATAGAAGAAGCTTTTGAGAAACATGGGTTGGATATGAGAAACCTCAAACAAGTTATTTTAACTCACCACGATCATGACCATATGGGAGCAGCAGCGGAACTTGTAAAAAAATATCCATATGTAAAGATGAAGTGTTCTGCAGAGCAAATTCCATATGTTTTAGGAAAAAAGAAATCACTTAGGTTAGAGCAGGCGGAAAAATTGGGAGCAGATGATGGATTTATACAAATGATAAAAAGTGTAGAGCATTTGGATTCTGCTTCAGAGGTAACAGATAATGAAATAATATGTGATGGAGTAAAAGTTATTAAAACGCCAGGGCATATGATAGGACATATTTCTATTTATATTCAACCAATGAAAACTTTAATAAGTGGAGATATGCTGGTTTCAGAAGGTGATGTATTAAGTATTGCTGATGAAAGATTTGTGTTAGATAAAGAAGAAGAAATAAATTCACTAAAGAAAATTGTTAATTTGGATATTGAAAAAATTATATGTTTCCATGGTGGAGAGTATAAAAGCAATAATTTAAAAGAGAACTTAAAAAAAATTATTGCAAAGGGGTATAATTGCTAA
- a CDS encoding GNAT family N-acetyltransferase translates to MESEIKLAYDNDREIKELFLEYTEMFIKNDSNFEKYLKLQNYDSELKHLSDKYGLPYGRLYIVKVENEVAGCIGLRKIDDENCEMKRLYVKPKFRGHKIANKLVETIIDDAKRIGYRSMLLDTLPFLEGAIHLYKKFGFYETQSYNNSPMDTSIYMKLDLCR, encoded by the coding sequence ATGGAATCAGAAATTAAGCTTGCTTATGATAATGACAGAGAAATTAAGGAATTATTTTTGGAATATACAGAGATGTTCATTAAAAATGACTCTAATTTTGAAAAATATTTAAAATTGCAGAATTATGATTCTGAACTTAAACATTTATCAGATAAATATGGATTACCATATGGCAGATTGTATATAGTAAAAGTTGAAAATGAAGTTGCAGGATGCATTGGGTTAAGAAAAATAGATGATGAAAACTGTGAAATGAAGAGATTGTATGTTAAGCCTAAGTTTAGGGGACATAAGATTGCAAACAAGCTGGTTGAAACTATTATTGACGATGCTAAAAGAATTGGTTATAGAAGCATGCTTTTAGATACACTACCTTTCTTAGAAGGAGCTATACATTTGTATAAGAAATTCGGATTTTATGAAACTCAATCATATAATAATAGTCCAATGGATACTTCAATTTATATGAAATTAGATTTGTGTAGGTAA
- a CDS encoding VOC family protein gives MKIEHVAMYVNDLEKTKKFFISYLNAKSNNGYHNKNTNFKSYFLTFEDGARLEIMNKPNMDDIDKTLARTGFVHIAFSVGSKEKVDELTQQLKQDGYEVISGPRTTGDGYYESCIIGIEGNQIEITV, from the coding sequence ATGAAAATTGAACATGTTGCAATGTATGTAAATGACTTGGAAAAAACAAAAAAATTCTTTATTTCTTACTTGAACGCAAAGTCAAATAATGGATATCATAATAAAAATACTAATTTTAAATCTTATTTTTTGACATTTGAGGATGGGGCACGTTTGGAAATCATGAATAAACCGAATATGGACGATATAGATAAAACTTTGGCACGAACTGGTTTTGTTCATATTGCTTTTAGTGTTGGAAGTAAAGAAAAGGTTGATGAACTCACACAGCAACTTAAACAAGATGGATATGAAGTGATTAGTGGACCAAGAACTACTGGCGATGGATATTATGAAAGTTGCATAATTGGTATAGAGGGAAATCAAATTGAGATAACAGTATAA
- a CDS encoding VOC family protein, whose amino-acid sequence MRLDGIGIFVSNMKTMVNFYKDVLGFEIEWDGKEPNVMLKKDGTLFMFYGRNDFEKMTNKRFNYATEIKAQSKK is encoded by the coding sequence ATGAGATTAGATGGTATTGGGATATTCGTTAGTAATATGAAAACCATGGTTAATTTTTATAAAGATGTTCTTGGATTTGAAATAGAATGGGATGGAAAAGAACCAAACGTAATGTTGAAAAAAGATGGAACACTTTTCATGTTTTATGGAAGAAATGATTTTGAAAAGATGACAAATAAACGATTTAATTATGCAACTGAAATTAAGGCACAATCAAAAAAATAA
- a CDS encoding DUF5050 domain-containing protein, translated as MKRVKLLKFIEISLAVYSILILNPIGANAEWKQNSNGWWNTEGDSWSVGWKEINGKWYYFDSNGYMKTGWIQDGDKWYYLDNDGAMVKDTTIDSYTLGSDGAWVQNSQNSSEQSTSLQNNSSNIASEAKKTSDETGTSNELANSEDQNSKSSNNIDGETEVSNGKSKVKDGDIIGVSDGYTYYINSTGIYKIKDNEKIKLTSDDYIVDVVLYKGSIYYALGPEMVENNVVKGGLYKVDIDGKNKVQLSDQLVENINIYKDCIYYSGTSSVTTGNTVSNENLGIFKMNTDGTSRTKISDHYAKFLKLSGNNIYFSSFDHDYKLYKVSIDGTNEKKLNDDISWDIQVDGNWIYYSNDPYDGHTCIPVPLDETRGNIYKITIDGTDRTKLNSEASRLSDVSDGWIYYNNWSDKSYKMKLDGSNKVVVE; from the coding sequence ATGAAAAGAGTAAAGTTACTGAAATTTATAGAGATTTCGTTGGCAGTATATTCAATATTAATATTAAATCCAATAGGCGCAAATGCTGAGTGGAAACAGAATTCAAATGGATGGTGGAATACAGAAGGGGATTCATGGTCAGTAGGTTGGAAAGAGATTAATGGAAAATGGTATTATTTTGATAGTAATGGATATATGAAAACAGGCTGGATACAGGATGGAGATAAGTGGTATTACTTAGATAATGATGGTGCTATGGTTAAGGATACTACAATTGATAGCTATACATTAGGTTCAGATGGAGCTTGGGTTCAAAATTCTCAAAATAGTTCAGAACAAAGTACATCATTACAAAATAATTCATCAAATATTGCTTCAGAAGCTAAAAAGACAAGTGATGAAACCGGTACAAGTAATGAACTTGCAAATTCTGAAGATCAAAATAGCAAATCAAGTAATAACATTGATGGTGAAACTGAAGTAAGTAATGGAAAATCTAAAGTTAAAGATGGAGATATTATTGGAGTTTCTGATGGTTATACTTACTATATAAATAGCACCGGCATATACAAGATAAAAGATAATGAAAAAATTAAATTAACAAGTGATGATTATATTGTTGATGTTGTCCTTTATAAAGGATCAATATATTATGCATTAGGACCTGAAATGGTTGAAAATAATGTGGTTAAGGGTGGATTATATAAAGTTGATATTGATGGAAAAAATAAAGTTCAACTTTCTGATCAGTTGGTTGAGAATATAAATATATATAAAGATTGCATATATTACAGCGGTACAAGCTCTGTTACCACTGGTAATACAGTTAGCAATGAGAATTTAGGTATATTTAAAATGAACACTGATGGCACAAGCAGAACAAAAATCAGTGATCATTATGCGAAATTCTTAAAATTAAGTGGTAATAATATTTATTTTAGCAGTTTTGATCATGACTATAAGTTATATAAGGTTAGTATTGATGGAACAAATGAAAAAAAATTAAATGATGATATTAGCTGGGATATTCAGGTGGACGGAAATTGGATATACTACAGTAATGATCCTTATGATGGTCATACTTGCATACCAGTTCCTCTTGATGAGACAAGGGGAAATATTTATAAAATCACTATTGATGGAACTGATAGAACTAAGTTAAATAGTGAGGCAAGCAGATTGTCTGATGTATCAGATGGATGGATATATTATAATAATTGGTCTGATAAATCTTATAAAATGAAATTAGATGGTAGCAATAAAGTAGTTGTGGAATAA
- a CDS encoding class I SAM-dependent methyltransferase, with amino-acid sequence MLDNKGFDLWADGYDKSVNISEENNEYPFAGYKDVLNYIYNQVREQDGSNILDIGFGTGILTTQLYNFGCNITGIDFSSNMIDIAKQKMPNATLINCDFSKGLPDEIKNKHFDYIISTYAIHHLTDKEKIKFIESLSSLLNANGKILIGDVSFETRNKLEKSKEKYSDSWDNDEVYFVAEEIEESLNGKYDCRYIKISHCAGVLVVTERIL; translated from the coding sequence ATGTTAGATAATAAAGGTTTTGATTTATGGGCAGATGGTTATGACAAAAGTGTAAATATTAGCGAAGAAAACAATGAGTATCCATTTGCAGGTTATAAAGATGTATTAAATTATATTTATAACCAAGTAAGAGAACAGGATGGGAGTAATATTTTAGATATTGGATTTGGAACTGGAATATTAACAACTCAATTATATAATTTTGGTTGCAATATTACAGGAATTGATTTTTCAAGTAATATGATAGATATTGCAAAGCAGAAAATGCCTAATGCAACATTAATAAATTGTGATTTTTCTAAAGGATTACCAGATGAAATTAAAAATAAGCATTTTGATTATATAATTAGTACATATGCTATTCATCATTTGACAGATAAAGAAAAGATTAAATTTATAGAATCACTTTCCTCTTTACTAAATGCAAACGGAAAGATATTAATAGGAGATGTTTCTTTTGAAACAAGAAATAAATTAGAGAAAAGTAAAGAAAAATATAGTGATTCTTGGGATAATGACGAAGTTTATTTTGTAGCAGAAGAAATTGAGGAAAGCCTTAATGGTAAATATGATTGTAGGTACATTAAAATATCGCATTGTGCAGGTGTGTTAGTTGTTACAGAAAGGATTTTATGA
- a CDS encoding DUF6440 family protein, translating to MFGKDSEQRFCVTFKENRSGCKIIVDKETGVNYLFSWDGYVGGITPLLNEDGKPIITSNNK from the coding sequence ATGTTTGGTAAGGATTCGGAACAGAGATTTTGTGTTACTTTTAAAGAGAATAGGTCTGGCTGTAAAATAATTGTAGACAAAGAAACTGGAGTAAACTATTTATTTAGTTGGGATGGATATGTTGGTGGGATAACACCATTGCTTAATGAAGATGGAAAACCAATTATTACATCAAACAATAAATAG
- a CDS encoding TfoX/Sxy family protein, which translates to MASSQEYLDFIIEQLNILDDVSYRKMMGEYILYYRGKIFGGIYDNRFLVKITKSSRQLMSDVIEELPYDGAKPMLLVDDVDNKEFLYELITNMYEELPTPKVKKKN; encoded by the coding sequence ATGGCTTCTAGTCAAGAATATTTAGATTTTATTATTGAACAATTGAATATACTTGATGATGTTTCTTATAGAAAAATGATGGGGGAATATATTTTATATTATCGAGGAAAGATTTTTGGCGGAATATATGATAATCGCTTTTTGGTTAAGATAACCAAGTCAAGTAGACAATTGATGTCAGATGTAATTGAAGAGTTGCCTTATGATGGTGCAAAACCAATGCTTTTGGTTGATGATGTTGATAATAAAGAATTCTTATATGAGCTGATTACTAATATGTATGAAGAACTTCCTACTCCAAAAGTAAAAAAGAAAAATTAA